One part of the Lotus japonicus ecotype B-129 chromosome 2, LjGifu_v1.2 genome encodes these proteins:
- the LOC130736357 gene encoding 3-ketoacyl-CoA synthase 20-like, whose translation MNILFMSLLAVLAATRVYVTEFNTRPIVIIAFCSAASLAYYFLMCRPSKVYLVDFACFKPSLNCLCSKELLLERAKGLGFLTEENFKLVNKILDRSGLGPWTYVPEAMLEIPPKLNLEEARKETDTVLFGAVEELLEKTGVEAKDIGILVVNCCLYAPTPSLSDRIVNHYKLRGNVLAYNLSGMGCSAGVLAVDFAKQLLQAHPNSYALVLSTENQISSLYRGNNPSMLLVNCLFRMGGSAALLSSHPSDRYRSKYQLIHTLRTHVGADENSYKCVIQEEDSEQKVGVSLSKDLMNVARDALKVHITSLGPLVLPVSEKLKFVVNLIERKLFKKKVEAYMPNFKLAFNHFCMHTGGRAVLDRMQKSLELDDWYMEPSRMTLYRFGNTSSSSVWYELSYCEAKGRIKKGDKIWQMAFGSGFKCNTAVWLALNNIEPASKKNPWRDEIDDFPIKANPTVESTK comes from the exons ATGAACATTTTGTTCATGTCACTTCTAGCAGTACTAGCTGCAACTCGTGTTTATGTTACTGAGTTCAACACACGTCCTATAGTGATAATAGCTTTTTGTTCAGCTGCATCACTTGCATACTACTTCCTCATGTGCAGACCCAGCAAAGTTTACTTGGTGGACTTTGCGTGCTTCAAACCGAGCCTCAATTGTCTTTGCTCCAAAGAACTGCTTCTGGAGAGAGCCAAGGGTCTTGGCTTTCTCACAGAAGAGAATTTCAAGCTTGTGAATAAGATTTTAGATAGGTCCGGTTTGGGACCATGGACCTATGTCCCTGAAGCAATGTTGGAGATTCCACCGAAGTTAAATTTGGAGGAGGCGAGGAAGGAAACGGATACAGTGCTTTTTGGTGCTGTTGAAGAGCTCCTGGAGAAAACAGGTGTTGAAGCTAAGGATATAGGGATTCTTGTGGTGAATTGTTGCTTGTATGCTCCCACGCCATCGCTATCAGATAGAATTGTGAATCACTACAAGCTCAGAGGGAATGTACTGGCCTATAATTTGAGTGGCATGGGATGCAGTGCTGGGGTTCTTGCTGTAGACTTTGCTAAACAGCTCCTACAG GCACACCCAAACTCATATGCCTTAGTGCTGAGCACGGAAAATCAAATCTCAAGTCTATACCGCGGCAACAACCCTTCAATGCTACTTGTTAACTGCCTCTTCCGCATGGGTGGATCTGCCGCACTTCTGTCAAGCCATCCTTCCGATCGTTACCGCTCGAAGTACCAGCTCATCCACACACTCCGCACTCACGTTGGTGCCGATGAAAACAGCTACAAATGTGTCATTCAAGAAGAGGATAGTGAACAAAAAGTCGGTGTTTCACTCTCCAAAGACCTCATGAATGTTGCAAGGGACGCTCTCAAGGTGCACATTACATCGCTCGGGCCGTTAGTCCTCCCCGTGTCGGAGAAACTCAAGTTCGTGGTGAATCTCATCGAGAGAAAGCTCTTCAAGAAGAAG GTTGAAGCTTACATGCCCAATTTCAAGCTCGCGTTCAACCACTTCTGCATGCACACGGGAGGCAGGGCGGTTCTCGATAGGATGCAGAAGAGTCTGGAGCTTGATGATTGGTACATGGAGCCTTCGAGAATGACGCTTTACCGGTTCGGGAACACTTCTTCTAGCTCTGTGTGGTATGAGTTGTCTTACTGTGAGGCTAAGGGGAGAATTAAGAAGGGTGATAAGATATGGCAAATGGCGTTTGGATCTGGATTCAAGTGTAACACTGCTGTGTGGCTTGCATTGAACAATATTGAACCGGCATCGAAGAAAAATCCATGGAGGGATGAGATTGATGATTTTCCTATTAAAGCTAATCCGACCGTGGAGAGTACAAAATAA
- the LOC130736356 gene encoding uncharacterized protein LOC130736356 — translation MFVKKKTKTPARKVYQSQARDNTPSNAPIIEDVTDEEELSAETFPIGSNQDVVPDVRASVPEDIPDQETSGKESTAREDSSVPTHSHGSSSPSKKDEPVHVSIDDSQSKESSQAPVSVQNISDDDSDDVPLTASLPDSVAARIKRKRWVPDVEESPAPKKKTKSTPTTSKSKQKDVKGKSKQQEVKSKSVKKKKVPKWKYVCQRRAAKEREVGSDVLECKEVVALIEKAGLMKTILKVGRCYEKLVREFLVNLSVEVGLPESIEFRKVFVRAKCVEFSPAVINKALGRSVFEFVDEELSLDVIAKEITAGQVKKWPIKKLLSTGTLSVKYSILKRIGAVNWVLTQHTSGVSVALARLIYKIGTSTDFDFGAFVFEQTLKHADTCAVKLPISFPSLLTEIILQQHPQIIRADEVALPKGVPIILDQRLFMEPHVLDIAMSFSRTSAPARVSESRTKAIIAELMVASKALQETIRISTTRKLKVDALLLKLQEEEGHVGEPSGAVTAPQDDSTEEEGESEESIEETEGDSSFEN, via the exons ATGTTtgtgaagaagaagaccaagaccCCGGCAAGAAAGGTGTATCAGTCTCAGGCTCGTGATAATACTCCCTCAAATGCTCCTATTATTGAGGATGTCACAGATGAAGAAGAGCTTTCTGCTGAAACCTTTCCCATTGGTTCCAATCAAGATGTTGTGCCCGATGTTAGGGCTTCTGTACCTGAAGATATCCCTGATCAAGAAACTTCTGGGAAGGAATCCACTGCTCGTGAAGATTCAAGTGTACCCACTCATTCTCatggttcttcttctccttcgaaAAAGGATGAACCAGTGCATGTGTCCATTGATGATTCTCAGTCCAAGGAATCAAGTCAGGCTCCTGTttctgttcagaacatctctgatgatgactctgatgatgttcctttAACTGCTTCTCTgcctgatagtgttgctgccagGATTAAGAGAAAACGATGGGTTCCTGATGTTGAAGAATCTCCtgctccaaagaagaagaccaagtccACTCCAACAACTTCCAAGTCTAAGCAAAAAGATGTGAAGGGAAAAAGTAAGCAACAGGAAGTTAAATCCAAGAgtgtcaagaagaagaaggttccA AAGTGGAAGTATGTGTGTCAACGCAGAGctgccaaggaaagggaagttggctctgatgtaCTTGAGTGCAAGGAAGTGGTTGCACTTATTGAAAAGGCTGGACTGATGAAGACCATTCTCAAGGTGGGAAGGTGTTATGAAAAATTGGTGAGGGAATTTCTGGTGAATCTGTCTGTGGAAGTGGGACTTCCTGAAAGTATTGAGTTTAGAAAGGTGTTTGTAAGGGCAAAATGTGTTGAATTCTCCCCTGCTGTGATCAACAAAGCACTTGGTAGAAGTGTTTTTGAGTTTGTTGATGAGGAGTTGTCCTTGGATGTGATTGCCAAGGAGATTACTGCTGGCCAAGTCAAGAAGTGGCCCatcaagaagttgttgtctacaGGAACACTGAGTGTGAAGTATTCCATCCTTAAACGGATTGgggctgtgaattgggttcttACCCAACATACTTCTGGAGTTTCTGTTGCTCTTGCCAGATTGATCTACAAAATTGGCACTTCtactgattttgattttggagctTTTGTGTTTGAACAGACCTTGAAGCATGCTGacacttgtgctgtgaagctacCCATCTCTTTTCCGTCTCTTCTTACAGAGATCATTCTTCAACAGCATCCTCAGATCATCAGGGCTGATGAGGTTGCTTTGCCTAAGGGTGTTCCCATTATCCTGGATCAACGattgtttatggagccacatgtcctAGACATTGCTATGTCATTTAGCAGGACTTCTGCCCCTGCTCGTGTGAGTGAATCTAGGACTAAGGCCATTATTGCTGAATTAATGGTTGCTTCTAAGGCTCTACAGGAGACTATCAGGATCAGCACTACAAGGAAGCTAAAGGTTGATGCTTTGCTTCTCAAGcttcaagaggaagaaggtCACGTGGGTGAGCCAAGTGGTGCTGTTACTGCTCCTCAGGATGATAGCACTGAAGAAGAGGGAGAATCTGAAGAGAGTATagaagaaactgaaggagaCTCCAGTTTTGAAAATTAG